In Candidatus Dependentiae bacterium, the following are encoded in one genomic region:
- a CDS encoding glycosyltransferase, with amino-acid sequence MKLLHIITNLERGGAQKVLYDLICGLDKKEYEHHIIYFRHGPYVEKFKKLGIPIYGVRGLFTLYDPFFFFFFYMLIKKIDPNAIHSLLWAANVFSRVVAWLLKIPIATVYHNNVFQDGVLRVFLDTTMQTFFGSTVVAVSDEIKNGLQQRNKKNVPAVEIIANGIDIYNVMQRAKKENNVYEQRINDAGLGEWLKNIMYQFKFSQNNCFKQNSNFIIGSVGRFVPIKNYPLLIESFSIVLQTCNKVRLVLVGSGVEEQKLRMLVMEKGIADKVTFVVGQSAYGYYPFFDCFVQSSDKEGISIALLEAMSLAITSIVTDKDNKHMVIENKKNGLLVEAGNAQRLAQALLKIIQNENLKRKYGLAGQQTVLKNFSSQRMIKNYHTLFKKLTESIY; translated from the coding sequence GTGAAGCTTTTACATATCATCACGAATCTAGAAAGGGGTGGGGCTCAAAAAGTGCTCTACGATCTTATATGTGGTTTAGACAAAAAAGAGTATGAACATCATATTATTTATTTTCGTCATGGGCCGTATGTTGAGAAATTTAAAAAATTAGGCATACCTATTTATGGTGTTCGAGGATTGTTTACATTATACGATCCTTTTTTTTTTTTTTTTTTTTATATGTTGATAAAAAAGATTGATCCAAATGCCATTCACAGCTTGCTATGGGCAGCAAATGTTTTTAGCAGAGTTGTGGCATGGCTGTTAAAGATACCTATTGCCACGGTATATCATAATAATGTATTTCAAGACGGTGTATTGCGTGTATTTTTGGATACAACAATGCAAACGTTTTTTGGTAGCACAGTTGTTGCAGTTTCTGACGAAATTAAAAATGGTTTGCAGCAGCGTAACAAAAAAAATGTGCCGGCAGTTGAGATAATTGCTAATGGTATTGATATATACAATGTTATGCAACGTGCAAAAAAAGAAAACAATGTATACGAACAGCGTATAAATGATGCAGGATTAGGTGAATGGTTAAAAAATATAATGTATCAGTTTAAGTTTTCGCAAAATAATTGTTTTAAACAAAATTCTAATTTTATTATCGGTTCTGTTGGTAGATTTGTACCTATAAAAAATTATCCATTATTGATTGAAAGTTTTTCTATTGTTCTACAAACATGTAATAAGGTACGATTAGTGCTAGTTGGTTCTGGTGTAGAGGAACAAAAGCTGAGAATGCTTGTAATGGAAAAAGGCATTGCAGATAAGGTTACTTTTGTTGTTGGACAATCAGCGTATGGTTACTATCCATTTTTTGATTGTTTTGTGCAGTCGTCAGATAAAGAGGGTATTTCTATAGCATTACTTGAGGCAATGTCTTTGGCTATTACCAGTATTGTTACTGATAAAGATAACAAACACATGGTTATAGAAAATAAAAAAAATGGATTGCTTGTAGAGGCTGGTAATGCACAAAGATTAGCTCAGGCACTTTTGAAAATTATTCAAAATGAAAATTTAAAAAGGAAGTATGGACTAGCAGGTCAACAAACAGTTTTAAAAAACTTTAGTAGTCAACGTATGATAAAAAATTATCATACTCTTTTCAAAAAGCTGACGGAATCGATATACTAG
- a CDS encoding AMP-binding protein, which yields MPNGYGHTKSQECTLYEKLKKELSRDGRLMHIGRLLEYAYKKYCDNVALIYKEQRITYKELYYRAGLMTKKVRQAGVKPKDRVLLFFENSLEFYIGYYGILQAGAVVAPLNTFLCERELEHIVNDAQPTLIIASQKLSKFLRNTGIKILTEDDMQLTPLVPENIEDVAIIDLDEQDMSVLLYTSGTTGLPKGVMLSSKNCMTNVVQMIARVGLWQGERIFGVLPLFHSFAQSICVWATLFVGCTVIVVPNINRRDILQGLEQKPTFFCGVPALYGLLCLLKTAPLDSVKCFVSGGDALSDKIRAAFALIYGRKICNGYGLTETAPLVSVDLRDQTELTSNVGRAVCGITTSIRDERGNVLLNGEIGELWVKGDNVMLGYYNESEMTAKVLTDGWLHTGDLAYIDKNNTIVITGRVKDLIIHKGFNIYPQEIENIIMSHASVIRTGVIGRNDPQVGQVPIAYVQLREEQEGIEQELKKICLQNLAAYKVPKQFIITVKDLPVTATGKVNKKKLQSE from the coding sequence ATGCCAAATGGATACGGCCATACTAAAAGTCAAGAATGTACATTGTATGAAAAACTGAAAAAAGAGTTAAGCCGAGATGGACGTTTAATGCATATTGGCAGGTTACTTGAGTATGCATATAAAAAATATTGTGACAATGTAGCGCTGATTTATAAGGAACAACGTATTACCTATAAAGAGCTGTACTATCGCGCTGGTCTTATGACAAAAAAAGTTCGTCAAGCTGGCGTAAAGCCAAAAGACCGCGTACTGTTATTTTTTGAAAATTCACTAGAATTTTATATAGGGTATTACGGCATTTTGCAAGCAGGAGCTGTAGTGGCGCCACTTAACACATTTTTATGTGAGCGAGAATTAGAGCATATTGTTAATGATGCGCAACCGACTCTTATAATTGCTAGCCAAAAATTATCAAAGTTTTTGAGGAACACGGGCATAAAAATATTAACAGAAGATGATATGCAGCTTACACCATTGGTTCCTGAGAACATAGAAGACGTTGCTATTATTGATTTAGATGAGCAAGATATGTCTGTATTATTATATACATCGGGTACAACGGGCTTGCCAAAAGGGGTGATGTTAAGCTCAAAAAATTGTATGACGAATGTTGTACAAATGATTGCTCGAGTTGGATTATGGCAAGGAGAACGTATTTTTGGCGTACTTCCACTATTTCATAGTTTTGCGCAAAGTATTTGTGTATGGGCGACATTGTTCGTCGGTTGTACGGTAATTGTTGTTCCAAACATTAATCGGAGAGATATTTTGCAAGGATTAGAGCAAAAGCCAACGTTTTTTTGTGGCGTTCCTGCGTTGTATGGATTGCTGTGTTTGTTAAAAACAGCACCACTAGATTCAGTAAAATGTTTTGTTTCTGGTGGTGATGCATTGTCGGACAAAATTCGTGCAGCCTTTGCACTCATTTATGGTAGAAAAATTTGTAATGGATATGGATTGACTGAGACTGCACCGTTAGTTTCTGTTGATTTGCGAGATCAAACAGAACTGACAAGTAATGTTGGACGTGCTGTGTGTGGTATTACCACCTCAATTCGTGATGAAAGAGGCAATGTGTTGCTAAATGGTGAAATCGGTGAGCTGTGGGTAAAGGGTGATAATGTTATGCTTGGGTATTACAATGAGTCGGAAATGACTGCAAAGGTTTTGACTGATGGTTGGTTGCATACTGGTGATTTAGCATATATCGATAAAAACAACACGATTGTTATTACCGGACGCGTAAAAGATCTTATTATTCACAAGGGTTTTAATATTTATCCACAAGAAATAGAAAATATTATTATGAGTCATGCATCTGTTATTCGCACTGGCGTTATTGGTAGAAATGATCCACAGGTAGGACAGGTGCCTATTGCCTACGTTCAACTGCGTGAAGAACAAGAAGGTATTGAGCAAGAACTCAAAAAAATTTGTTTGCAAAACCTAGCGGCATACAAAGTACCAAAACAATTTATAATTACCGTAAAAGACCTACCAGTTACTGCAACAGGTAAGGTGAATAAGAAAAAGTTACAGAGTGAGTGA
- the tmk gene encoding dTMP kinase has product MKKEKQGLLISVEGIDGAGKSTLTHNVHSLLLQRNYPVLLTKEPGATDLGKKLRAILQERVIPICNKSEYLLFAADRAQHFETVVSPSLEKNMIVISDRMADSSLVYQGYGRGLNIALIEIINQWAMNNIKPHLTMYIRLSKEEAFKRLAQRDRLSTFEKKELIKKVFTGFEEIYKNRNDVMVLDGTQPPEYLTQLAAEKIVSLYSTKNSTFSVNVSNDIIKKW; this is encoded by the coding sequence ATGAAAAAAGAAAAACAGGGCTTGCTTATTTCCGTTGAAGGCATCGACGGTGCCGGTAAAAGTACACTTACACATAATGTACATTCTCTTTTATTGCAGCGGAATTACCCGGTTTTGCTTACCAAAGAACCCGGAGCAACAGATTTAGGTAAAAAATTACGTGCTATTTTACAAGAAAGAGTCATACCGATTTGTAACAAAAGTGAGTATCTGCTTTTTGCTGCTGATAGAGCACAACACTTTGAAACAGTTGTATCACCATCATTAGAAAAAAACATGATAGTAATTTCCGATCGTATGGCTGATTCTTCGTTGGTATATCAAGGATACGGACGCGGGCTTAATATTGCTCTTATCGAGATTATTAATCAATGGGCAATGAACAATATAAAACCTCATCTGACAATGTACATTCGCCTATCTAAAGAAGAGGCATTCAAGCGTTTGGCACAACGAGACAGACTCAGTACTTTTGAGAAAAAAGAATTAATAAAAAAAGTATTTACTGGATTTGAAGAAATCTACAAAAATCGTAACGATGTAATGGTTCTTGATGGTACACAACCACCAGAGTACCTTACTCAATTGGCCGCTGAAAAAATAGTTTCGCTGTATAGCACTAAAAACAGCACTTTTTCTGTCAATGTTTCAAATGATATTATAAAAAAATGGTAA
- the thpR gene encoding RNA 2',3'-cyclic phosphodiesterase codes for MESLRRLFIAVDVPEQIKTEIQAIQRGLRKQKLFTGRYTAPESIHITLQFVGEVERFVATNIQERLQYLSMPVRTAKLGSVDVFSTGQKINIIFVHVIAPQLVKLAREINYNLRDIVKAETRPFIPHLTIARVKSVQDRQKLLHYVNAIQLEKLEWQVFYFVLKESILHQDGVTHTDVQKYMLKN; via the coding sequence GTGGAAAGTCTCAGACGTCTTTTCATTGCTGTTGATGTTCCAGAGCAGATAAAAACAGAAATACAAGCTATTCAAAGAGGATTACGTAAACAAAAGCTTTTTACCGGGCGCTATACAGCGCCCGAATCAATTCATATTACATTACAATTTGTCGGTGAGGTTGAACGATTTGTGGCAACTAATATTCAAGAAAGGTTACAATATCTTTCTATGCCTGTGCGCACAGCAAAACTAGGCTCAGTTGATGTTTTTAGTACTGGTCAGAAAATCAATATTATTTTTGTGCATGTGATTGCACCGCAATTAGTGAAGCTTGCTAGAGAAATTAATTATAACTTACGCGATATTGTTAAAGCAGAAACGAGGCCATTTATCCCACATCTTACCATTGCTCGAGTCAAGTCGGTGCAAGATCGTCAAAAACTGCTGCATTACGTTAATGCAATACAGCTTGAGAAGCTTGAGTGGCAAGTTTTTTATTTTGTGTTAAAAGAATCTATATTGCACCAAGATGGTGTGACTCATACCGATGTACAAAAATATATGCTTAAGAATTAA
- a CDS encoding RtcB family protein: MVQINENLFEIPQAVSPHMRVPARIYMNKEMFVDIKEDHSLIQLMNVASLPGIQKYAIAMPDIHQGYGFPIGGVAATAIEEGGVISPGGIGYDINCGVRLLVANMKADEIKTHLEKLATVMFHAIPSGVGRGGKLKFDTQEMDRVLRDGAYYMLEQGYGTENDLKLCEENGRMTIADSSLISKRAKQRGRDQLGTLGSGNHFLEVQEVEEIYDQKVAQAFGLVPGMVTVMIHCGSRGLGHQTCTDYVKIMMAKLSEWGYQLPDRELVCAPFKSQEGQDYFSAMAAAANYAWANRHTITHWVREAWQTVLGKDAWLALVYDVSHNLGKRERHIVDGVEKDVVMHRKGATRAFGPKTPQTPAKYQSVGQPVLIPGTMGTSSYVLVGTQESMDTAFGSSCHGAGRKMSRAKAKKTVRGTELRKELNKAGIIIRCDSDAGLAEEAPLAYKDVDSVVNVVHNTKLARKVARVKPLAVIKGG; encoded by the coding sequence ATGGTGCAAATTAATGAAAACTTATTTGAGATTCCGCAAGCGGTATCACCACATATGCGAGTACCGGCACGTATTTATATGAACAAAGAAATGTTTGTGGATATCAAAGAAGATCATTCACTTATTCAACTTATGAACGTTGCAAGCCTGCCTGGTATACAAAAGTATGCAATTGCAATGCCAGATATTCATCAAGGCTACGGTTTTCCTATTGGTGGGGTGGCAGCAACGGCAATTGAAGAAGGCGGGGTTATTTCTCCTGGTGGTATTGGGTACGATATTAATTGTGGTGTGCGTTTGTTGGTTGCAAATATGAAAGCAGATGAAATTAAGACGCATTTGGAAAAACTTGCTACTGTCATGTTTCATGCAATCCCCTCTGGTGTAGGGCGCGGTGGAAAATTGAAATTTGATACACAAGAAATGGATCGTGTATTACGTGATGGTGCATACTATATGCTTGAGCAAGGATATGGTACAGAAAATGATTTGAAGTTGTGTGAAGAAAATGGACGCATGACTATTGCAGATTCAAGCTTAATTTCAAAACGAGCAAAGCAGCGTGGGCGTGATCAGTTAGGTACGCTTGGTTCAGGTAATCACTTTTTGGAGGTGCAAGAAGTGGAAGAAATTTATGATCAAAAAGTAGCACAAGCATTTGGCTTAGTACCGGGTATGGTTACGGTAATGATTCACTGTGGTTCACGCGGTTTAGGACATCAAACGTGTACTGATTACGTGAAAATTATGATGGCAAAACTGTCTGAGTGGGGCTATCAATTGCCAGATAGAGAGTTGGTATGCGCACCATTTAAATCGCAAGAAGGGCAAGACTATTTCTCTGCAATGGCAGCTGCTGCAAATTATGCGTGGGCAAATAGACATACAATTACTCATTGGGTACGTGAAGCATGGCAAACAGTTTTAGGCAAAGATGCATGGCTTGCATTAGTATATGATGTTTCTCATAATTTAGGAAAACGTGAGCGACACATTGTTGACGGTGTAGAAAAAGATGTAGTGATGCATCGTAAAGGGGCAACACGTGCGTTTGGCCCTAAAACACCACAAACACCAGCAAAATATCAGTCGGTTGGGCAGCCCGTTTTAATTCCGGGAACTATGGGTACCTCGTCTTATGTGCTGGTAGGGACACAAGAAAGTATGGATACTGCTTTTGGTAGTTCGTGCCATGGTGCAGGGCGAAAGATGTCCCGTGCAAAAGCAAAAAAGACAGTTCGTGGAACAGAACTTCGCAAAGAATTAAATAAAGCTGGCATTATTATTCGTTGTGACTCTGATGCTGGTCTCGCAGAAGAGGCGCCACTTGCCTATAAGGATGTTGATAGCGTTGTAAATGTTGTACACAATACAAAACTTGCACGTAAAGTTGCTCGAGTTAAACCGCTTGCAGTTATCAAAGGTGGTTAA